Proteins from one Phaenicophaeus curvirostris isolate KB17595 chromosome 18, BPBGC_Pcur_1.0, whole genome shotgun sequence genomic window:
- the LOC138728601 gene encoding protein FAM83D-like, which yields MWGRAEGGPYSEARRLALEALVAGGPAALGAFLRRERLPPFLSEPEARAIARGALPPPPPTPPPAEPERGASPAAASSSSLTYFPERSELEPPPLELGWPRRAFRGLSRVEARFQPGGGDEPYGCKEAVRRQIRSARRMIALVMDSFTDTDIFEDLLEACNQRQVKAYILLDQSLSSHFLKMCEDLGVDLEQEKSIRVRTLTGNTYYLRSGAKIVGKVREKFMLIDGIRVTTGSYSFTWTDGKLNSSNILILSGPEVEHFDLEFQVLYARSKPINLKELPSCEKKKVLDQLVRVTVASRDLARENFLRMEFFYLKAFVGNLKRKQNGLHGLREVVYLSNNAMHASPPLTKRNSSLVVRPHWIIER from the exons ATGTGGGGCCGTGCGGAGGGCGGCCCGTACAGCGAGGCGCGGCGGCTGGCGCTGGAGGCGCTGGTGGCGGGCGGCCCCGCGGCGCTGGGCGCCTTCCTGCGGCGGGAGCGGCTGCCGCCCTTCCTCTCGGAGCCCGAGGCGCGGGCGATCGCGCGGGGCGCcctcccgccgcctcccccgACCCCGCCGCCGGCCGAGCCCGAGCGCGGCGCCtcgcccgccgccgcctcctcctcctcgctcaCCTACTTCCCCGAGCGCTCCGAGCTGGAGCCGCCGCCGCTGGAGCTGGGCTGGCCGCGCCGCGCCTTCCGCGGGCTCTCGCGGGTCGAGGCGCGTTTCCAGCCCGGCGGCGGCGACGAGCCCTACGGCTGCAAGGAGGCGGTGCGGCGGCAGATCCGCTCCGCGCGGCGG ATGATTGCCCTGGTTATGGATTCCTTCACAGATACCGATATCTTTGAAGACCTCTTGGAAGCTTGTAACCAGCGGCAAGTTAAAGCATACATCCTTTTAGATCAGTCTTTGTCTTCCCACTTTCTGAAGATGTGTGAGGATCTGGGAGTTGACCTGGAACAGGAAAAG TCCATTAGAGTCCGAACTCTCACAGGGAACACATACTACTTGAGGTCGGGTGCCAAGATTGTTGGAAAAGTCCGCGAGAAGTTCATGTTAATTGATGGCATTAGAGTGACAACAGGCTCCTACAG TTTTACATGGACGGATGGGAAGCTGAATAGCAGTAACATTTTGATCCTGTCAGGCCCTGAAGTTGAACACTTTGACCTGGAATTTCAGGTTCTTTATGCACGGTCAAAGCCTATCAACCTCAAAGAGTTACCcagctgtgaaaagaaaaaggtgttGGACCAGCTGGTCAGGGTAACAGTGGCTTCCAGAGACTTGGCCAGGGAGAACTTCTTGAGGATGGAGTTTTTCTATCTTAAAGCATTTGTAGGAAAtctaaaaaggaagcaaaacgGGCTGCATGGCTTGAGGGAGGTAGTCTACCTGTCAAATAATGCAATGCATGCTTCTCCTCCACTGACTAAGAGGAATAGCTCTCTAGTTGTGAGGCCACACTGGATCATAGAGAGATGA